TTATCTAAGACTACTGATTATTTAGGGTATTATAATGGAACCAATAATGGAAACACTTCACTACCTAATTTGAATTTGTTTGGAAATACATATAGCCTGTTTAATAATAGTGGTTCTTATTACGCAGACAAGTTACCCCGTTTTTCCTATGCAAAGCTAGGAACATTAACCTCTGTCACTTATCCAACGAAAGGAAGAACCGTTTTTGAATATGAACCAGAACAAGCAAGGGAATCGGTAAATGTAAAAGCAGAGCATTATGTAGCTATAGGGAATGCACAACCTATTTTTAATGATGAAACATTGATTGATTATGATCTGGTAGAAGCAAGACTTCCTTTGTCCTATGAGGCGATAAGCACATTTGATGCTTCACAAGTTATAGGAAATCAAATCCAGATAGAACTAAAGTTACATTCAAACGATTCTGTAAATTGGGGAACAAAAGGAAAGGCTCTTTTTACTCTTGTGGAAGCTTCTACAGGACAAACGGTATATACAAAACAAATATTTTTATCCAAGAATTATAAATACATAGGGCTTACCGACAATTTAGTTATAAGTGGTACCACATATATGATGAAATTCAAAATATTGGATGATTTATGCAAAGAATGCTCAGCCACGGCACTCATCAGGTATAATGCAAAGGATAAATGGAATATTATTGAAGATGGAAATGTCAGATTGAAGAAACAATATGATGTTTCAGAAGCCGGATCTACAAACATTAAAGACTTTATTATAGCTCGTATAAAGATATCAATAATATAGCTAAGATTCCATCTCAGTATAAACCGGAATTCAGATCCTACAGGTTTGATCAAAAAGTATATGCTCCTTGGACTGACCCCAATTCTGCTCCTCCTGCTGGTGATACTAGGGTGGGTAGTTTATTTGAGACTATTTTTCATTCGGAACCTCAAGTTTCAATGGTGAATTTTGATTCTTTAGAGAATACGGGAGCTTTATATAGTATCTATGATCCAATATATCCTACTGTGACAATCAGTTATGGTGGAGATCAATTTGAGAAGGGAGGTGAGGAAAAAACATTTTCAATACCAGCTTCTGAATATAATAGTTATGCTTTCAGAACTCCTACGGTGGACGGGATGTATACCAATTCCTTAAGTGACCTTAGTATGATCTCGTTATCTGCAGAGAACTCACTATTTTGGAATGTCCCATTGGGAAATCTTAGTGGGAAACTCTTATCCCACAAAATATTTAATAATAAGAATGGACAGCTTTATTTGAAGAATGCCGTAAAAAATGAGTATGGGAAGGATCTGACAGGTGTTATATCAAGTGTTACAGGAGTTACGCTTTTTCCACTTGTTTTCATACAACCGGGAACCAATGTCGGAACTTATCTCAACAATATGTACATCACAGCATATAGGCTTCCTTCGTATTCATTTGCTCTTGATAAAAGTATATCTAAAGAATATCTGGAAGATGTTCCCTTGAATGCTCCAGATGATAGCCCTTATAAAAAGATAATGACAAGTACAAATTACTTGTATAATAATCCAGACCACCAACTGTCAAAGAGTATCACTTCATTCTCTGGTGCCGGAATCCAGGAAACATCTTATTTGTATGCCAGAGAAAAAGGAAATCAAAAGCTGATTAGTGCCAGTATGTTGGGTATTCCTTTGGAGACGACAGTGTCCAATAAGCAGAATCCAACTGATTCTGGAAATGTCATTTCAAAAAATGAGACTAAATATGATAATCCTGCTAATCTATTTCCAAGTTCATTAGTATCTTATGGAATGCAGACTCAGGCTCCGTCCACAGAAATCACTTATGAGAAGTTTGATTCCAAAGGAAATCTTACGCAGTATACTACTAAAGACGGTGCTGTAACGGTTATTATCTGGGGGTATAATCAAACCAAGCCTATTGCCAAGATTGAAAATATACGATTAACAGATATCCAGCAATCTTTTATAGACAGCATTGTGAATGCCTCCGATTTGGATGCCTCTGCCGGGTCAAATAATGACGAGAGCAATTTGCTCAATGCTTTTAAAACCTTCAGAAGCAATTTATCAAGGTATACGGTGACTACCTACAGTTATGATCCCTTAATTGGAGTAAGAAGCATCACCCCGCCATCCGGAATAAGAGAAATCTACCTTTATGATTCCGCCAACAGGCTTGAAAAAGTGATTGATGCCAATGGTAAAATATTGAAAGAGCTGAAATACAACTATAAAAACTAAAATTGATGAAAAAACTTATAATCCCCATAGGAACCCTTCTATTGATGGGTACTATAAAAGCCCAGGTTCAGCTGCCCAGTGGCTTAGCGAGCTCAGCCAATGAAAATTATGTGTATACCAGAACCTATCTGGAGGAGAAGAGCCAGAGTGATCCTGCGGCTAAACAAGCTCAGAGTGTTCAGTATTTTGATGGCTTGGGAAGACCTAAGCAAATGGTAAATGTAAAAGCATCTCCCCAAGGAAAAGATGTGGTTATGCATTTCGAATATGATCAGTTTGGGAGGCAGGTAAAAGATTATTTACCCATTCCTCAGGGAGGAACACTGAATGGAGCAATTACTCCTAATCCTTTATCTAATGTTACAATCTCTTATGGCTCAGAAAAGATCTATTCTGAGAAAGTAGTGGAAAAATCTCCCTTGGACAGAATCTTGCAACAGGTTCAGCCAGGTAACGACTGGGTGAATAAGCCTGTAGGATTTTCATATGAAGCCAATCTGGCCAATGAAGTATACCAATATACAACCAAGACAATATGGGAAAACGGAGCCACTAAAAGCGAGCTAAGTTTGTCTCCTGCTACAACTTATGCTCCCGGAACATTGTATAAGAATACTGTCACAGATGAAGATGGAAATCCAACGGTAGAATTCAAAAATGGGCGAGGTCAAACTCTGATGGTAAGAAAGGTGAATTCTACTGAAAATGCAGATACCTACTATGTGTATAATGAGTATGATCAGTTAGCCTTTGTCATTCCTCCTAAGGCGGTAAACAAAGGAACCGCAGAATCATTACTTAATGATCTCTGTTATCAATATCGTTATGACAGCAGAAACCGTCTGGTAGAAAAGAAATTACCTGGTAAAGGCTGGGAATTTATGGTGTATGATAAAGCTGATAGACTGATCCTCACGCAGGATGCCGTAATGGCACCCAAAGGCAAATGGCTTCTCACAAAATATGATGTTTTTGGAAGAGTAATTTATACAGGAGTTTTAGCATCTACTGCCAAAAGAGCTGTTTTACAAGATCTGATTAAAGACTTAGTCATTACAGAGCCTCGCAGTGCTCAAGGGTTTACCAGAAATGGAATGACGATTTATTATGTCAATAATTATTTCATGGTAGATACAGAAACTATTTTAAGTGTCAATTATTATGATACGTATCCCGGTTACAATTTTAATCCTTCATTTCCATCCACCATTCAGGGCGTGCCTACTTTAACGGAAACGTTATCACCAGAAGGAAGAAGTACCAAAGGACTTTCTGTGATGAGTATAGTTAAAAACATTGAAGATGACAACTGGACGAAGAATTATACCTATTATGATACCAAAGGAAGAGCGATAGGAACGTATTCGATCAATCATTTGGGTGGGTATACGAAGACAGAATCCAAACTGGATTTTGCCGGGGTAGCTCAAACCGTTATTACCAAACATAAAAGACTGGAAACAGATCCTGAAAGAGTGATCACAGAAAATTTTGAATATGATCATCAGAACAGATTGTTGGTTCACAAACATCAGGTAGATTCTAATCCTATAGAAATCCTTACCCAGAATGCATATAATGAACTTTCCCAGTTGGAATCTAAAAAAGTAGGTGGAGCTTCTTTAGGTTCTTCTCTTCAACAAGTTGACTATAAATATAATATCAGAGGCTGGATGACTCAGATTAATGATCCTTCGAATCTGAATGGGAAGTTATTTGGCTATGAAATAAAATACACTAATCCTGTTAACCCCCTCTATGCAACAGCAAGATATAATGGGAATATCGCAGAAATTGATTGGAATACCTCCAATGATAATGTATTGAAAAGATATACCTATGATTATTATACAGATAATAAACTAAAGTTTGGACATTACTCTGAGCCTTGGGCTACAGCTCCCCAAAACAGCTTTTACAGTGAATATATTATATACGATCTGAACGGAAATATCAGCCAATTATATCGTAATGCTAAAAATTCCTCTACTGGATCGGCAATGCAGGTAGATAATCTTACGTATACCTACGCTGGAAACAGATTGCAGACAGTAACAGACAGTACCCAAAATACTGCAGGCTATGAAGGTGGTGGTAATATTATTGAGTATGACCTGAATGGAAGTATGACCAATATGAAGGATAAAGGAATTCAAAATATTGTTTACAACTATCTGAATCTTCCTGATAGAATTGCCATTCAGCAAGCTAATACTTTAGGGGGGATAACGACTACAGATATTAGCCATCTTTATCGGGCAGACGGAGTAAAAAGTTAGTAAAATTTTTTTAGCCAAACAGGTCTTATGGCAAACCCTATAGAACATATAACAGATTATCTTGATGGTTTTTCAATATAGTTTTTACCGGTAATGGAGAGATATGTTTTAGGATGCAGAACAGAAACAGCTTTTTGAAGATCAGGCTTATCGTAAAAACGACTAGCAATCAACCCTCTCTTGTTGGAACTTGGACACTGGATTTTGTTCCTACTGCAGAAGGCTTTTACAGTTTTACAGAAAATCGCTATATTTACCAGTATAAGGATCATTTGGGAAATATCCGGGTAAGCTTTGCCAAAAACACTGCAGGCATTCTTGGAATTACAGATACTAATAACTATTACCCCTTTGGGCTAAACCATATAGGAGGGGAGAAAGGAGTGCTAGGAGGCTATAAGAATTATAAGTACAACGGCAAGGAATTGCAGGAGACTGGGATGTATGATTATGGGGCGAGGATGTACATGCCGGATATTGGAAGATGGGGAGTTATAGATCCACTAGCAGAGAAGATGAGAAGGCATAGTCCTTATAATTATGCTTGGGATAATCCAATTATGTTTATTGATCCGGATGGAATGTTTGCCACGCCACCTGATGATTATTTAGATGTTAATGGTAGGTATTTAGGAAGTGATGGTGCTGCAACTAAACGTAAGAGTTATTAATAGATCTAATTGGAATGATATTAAAGAAGAAAAAGGAGGTACTATGTCAACAGCGGCAACGCAAGCTCTACAGGAAAGCAGTTCCATAGTTACAATAAATAATACTCAAATAAATTCTGATATTAACAATGCTAATAATGAAACCATTGCCGATCAAACAAAGAGAGACAAGTTTGGATAGGCCTGGAAGTTACAAGAGGAGATGTGCCAACAGCACAGTTAACATCTGTTAGAGGACCTGATGGTAGAGATGGTGAAGCAGATGTAATAACTAATATATTACCTGATGCCTCAGGAAAAATTATTAAAACTACTTTCGAAGGAACTAAGTTAATTGCTGGAGCTCAAGTTCATACACATAATAAGTCTCAGAAACCCAATCACGTAACGCAACCTGGAACGTCTCCTCAAGACGCACAAACGTCTAAAAGCCAAAATATTCCAATATATGCTGTTGATTCATACATAGGAAGTCAAAAAAATGGGAATACAATTAATAAAGTTATCTCAAATGGAAGTACAAATAAAGCAGGTACAACTTCAAGCCATAATATAGGACAAGAAGTTTTAAATAATATGGTTAATAAACAAAAATATCCATAATGAAAAAAATTGTGTTAATATTATTATTGAACTTTTGTTTTGTGAGTTGTTACTCACAAAAGGCTACTTCAGATATAATATACTTTTTACCATCTTCTGTTACTGAAGTTCTTAACAAAGAGTTTCAGCAAAGGACTGGAAATAGTAATACTTATATAGTTTTAGACAAAGAAAATATAGATACTTATATTATCTATTTGAGTAATCCTGATTCTCCTAAAAATTTTTGGGCAGAACATTCAAACAGATCTGTATTTTTACAAGGAAAATTAATTCCTCTTTATTTTTATTCTGATGAACACTTTTCATTTGCAGAGAAAGGAGAAATAGTATTAAAAAAGTTAGGAACAGAAGAAGGAATTAGAAAAATTAACACTATTAGAGATAATGTTTTTAAAATAAAGTTTAAACTTAATGGAGAAATAATAAAGTAGATATCAAAGCCCCGCTGCCCCCGCTGGCGCGAGCATCATGCTCGTGTCTGACTAGTCCTGAAAATCTGATACAGATTATAGGACAAAAATAAATAATTAAACCAGAGCAAAGTTTTTTTTGCTTTGGTTTTTATTTTTATAAGTTCTCATTTTAATTTCTGACTGCTTATGCATCTGGTTTGGGGTTAGATAGTAATTTGAAAAATGAGGACGCAGCTCATTGTAAATTTCGATGGATTCCTCTACTAACTTTCTTCTTAAAGCATGGTTTATATGATGCCTGTCAATATTAAATTCGTGCTTTAAAATGCCATTCACTCTCTCCGCTACTGCATTTTCATAAGGATCGGAATTTTGTGTCATACTACATTTTAATTGATGCTTTTGCAAAACGTTCTGGTATTCATTCGAGCAGTATTGTAAGCCACGATCAGAATGATGGATTAAGGATCCCGCCATACCTTTATGTTTCTTTAAAGCTCTTTTCAATGCCATAAGACTACTCTCTGTATTTAAATTATCTGCTACAAAATGTCCCACTATTTTCTTAGAATAAGCGTCAGTTATTAAGCTTAAATAGCTTGGATTTCTTCTGTCTCCTATATAAGTAATATCGGCAACCCAAACCTGGTTGGGTTTTGTTATCTGATAGTCCAGAATCAAATTTTTGTGCTTTCTGAAGCGATGATGGGAGTTGGTAGTAACATGATAATTTTTCCTGGGAGCAATCAATAAGTGATTGGCTCTTAGGATATCAAAAAATTTATCTCTTCCCACTTTGATAGAACTTAGTGATTTTTGTAACATAAAATATAGTTTCCTGCCTCCTAATCTGGGCATTTTAACACGAATACTCTCTACCAGCTTTACAACCTCTGAAGCCCTATTCTTACAAACTTTTGTACGCTTGATACTTCTATAATAGATTTGTCTATTTAACCCTAACAATCCACAAGTAAAAATCAAAGTTTCTTTTTCTTTACTGCGGAAGTCATCGATTGTTCGGGTGGTGAGTTTTTTCGAATATCAATGTGATATTCTTTCTCTGCAAGATCAATCATCATATCAAAAAATATAGCTTTTTTATCAGCAATATAAGCCTGCTTTTCCAAGAAAGCTTTTTGCTTTTCAAGAAGTCTTACTTCGGCTTCTAGTTCCATAATTCGTTGTTCAGGTGTTTTTTCCATGGCATAAGGTCTTTGGTTTTCCCAATCAAAGTTACCATATTTTC
This is a stretch of genomic DNA from Chryseobacterium tructae. It encodes these proteins:
- a CDS encoding IS3 family transposase; its protein translation is MIFTCGLLGLNRQIYYRSIKRTKVCKNRASEVVKLVESIRVKMPRLGGRKLYFMLQKSLSSIKVGRDKFFDILRANHLLIAPRKNYHVTTNSHHRFRKHKNLILDYQITKPNQVWVADITYIGDRRNPSYLSLITDAYSKKIVGHFVADNLNTESSLMALKRALKKHKGMAGSLIHHSDRGLQYCSNEYQNVLQKHQLKCSMTQNSDPYENAVAERVNGILKHEFNIDRHHINHALRRKLVEESIEIYNELRPHFSNYYLTPNQMHKQSEIKMRTYKNKNQSKKNFALV
- a CDS encoding RHS repeat-associated core domain-containing protein — protein: MQNRNSFLKIRLIVKTTSNQPSLVGTWTLDFVPTAEGFYSFTENRYIYQYKDHLGNIRVSFAKNTAGILGITDTNNYYPFGLNHIGGEKGVLGGYKNYKYNGKELQETGMYDYGARMYMPDIGRWGVIDPLAEKMRRHSPYNYAWDNPIMFIDPDGMFATPPDDYLDVNGRYLGSDGAATKRKSY
- a CDS encoding DUF6443 domain-containing protein encodes the protein MKKLIIPIGTLLLMGTIKAQVQLPSGLASSANENYVYTRTYLEEKSQSDPAAKQAQSVQYFDGLGRPKQMVNVKASPQGKDVVMHFEYDQFGRQVKDYLPIPQGGTLNGAITPNPLSNVTISYGSEKIYSEKVVEKSPLDRILQQVQPGNDWVNKPVGFSYEANLANEVYQYTTKTIWENGATKSELSLSPATTYAPGTLYKNTVTDEDGNPTVEFKNGRGQTLMVRKVNSTENADTYYVYNEYDQLAFVIPPKAVNKGTAESLLNDLCYQYRYDSRNRLVEKKLPGKGWEFMVYDKADRLILTQDAVMAPKGKWLLTKYDVFGRVIYTGVLASTAKRAVLQDLIKDLVITEPRSAQGFTRNGMTIYYVNNYFMVDTETILSVNYYDTYPGYNFNPSFPSTIQGVPTLTETLSPEGRSTKGLSVMSIVKNIEDDNWTKNYTYYDTKGRAIGTYSINHLGGYTKTESKLDFAGVAQTVITKHKRLETDPERVITENFEYDHQNRLLVHKHQVDSNPIEILTQNAYNELSQLESKKVGGASLGSSLQQVDYKYNIRGWMTQINDPSNLNGKLFGYEIKYTNPVNPLYATARYNGNIAEIDWNTSNDNVLKRYTYDYYTDNKLKFGHYSEPWATAPQNSFYSEYIIYDLNGNISQLYRNAKNSSTGSAMQVDNLTYTYAGNRLQTVTDSTQNTAGYEGGGNIIEYDLNGSMTNMKDKGIQNIVYNYLNLPDRIAIQQANTLGGITTTDISHLYRADGVKS